A genomic window from Ananas comosus cultivar F153 linkage group 22, ASM154086v1, whole genome shotgun sequence includes:
- the LOC109727249 gene encoding DNA-binding protein RHL1 isoform X1 → MAKKKKLEEEEEEEEEKPSRPSDHEAVERRRLRSLAFSNKLLCRGGAPPKPSFPLAPSPALAKLRGRDVVKRGQRKCRFLFSLPGHLAPLPGGGGGGRIGELAHLATRNPVLYLEFPQGRMKLFGTHVYPKNKYLTLQLTRSAKGVMCEDIFESLIVFSEAWWIGSKEENPEELRLEFPKNFNDGKPVADSDFKGGAGATSEEASGGSNLGKDKVEPLSPDTDLNDTPEDSDHRAEKSTKDVGEAVSVRQSARTAGKNVKFSYAESSSGDDSITSDTEVAEVSAEKVNRRNNSATTRSNLEIAQAKDFDKATTDLLTSDDAIVNKESVSTEKVEPSSSSLKPSGENLSNKKERLVQATLSTLFEKAADKGSKSGAKGSPGNKGLAGKRPRESRKQTAKQSQVRDYQLAKGAAKGESQSGRKKKGTGTPRKQNSQVADDEVEDISSASQDDSDEDWAA, encoded by the exons atggcgaagaagaagaagctcgaggaggaggaggaggaagaagaggagaaaccCTCGCGCCCCTCCGACCACGAAGCGGTggagcggcggcggctgcggtcGCTCGCCTTCTCCAACAAGCTCCTCTGCCGCGGCGGCGCCCCGCCGAAGCCCTCGTTCCCGCTCGCCCCCTCCCCCGCCCTCGCCAAGCTCCGCGGCCGCGACGTCGTGAAGCGGGGCCAGAGGAAGTGCCgcttcctcttctccctcccCGGCCACCTAGCCCCActccccggcggcggcggagggggccgCATCGGCGAGCTCGCGCACCTCGCAACCAGGAACCCCGTCCTCTACCTCGAGTTCCCCCAG GGTCGGATGAAGCTGTTCGGGACGCATGTTTACCCTAAGAACAAGTACCTGACTCTGCAGCTCACGAGATCGGCCAAGGGTGTGATGTGCGAGGATATCTTCGAGAGCCTG aTTGTATTTTCTGAAGCTTGGTGGATTGGATCTAAGGAGGAGAATCCGGAAGAATTACGGCTTGAGTTTCCTAAAAACTTCAATGAT GGCAAACCTGTAGCAGATTCTGATTTTAAAGGAGGGGCAGGTGCAACGAGTGAAGAAGCATCAGGCGGTAGTAACCTGGGGAAGGATAAAGTAGAGCCTCTTTCCCCTGACACAGATTTGAATGATACACCTGAGGATTCTGATCACAGAGCCGAGAAAAGCACAAAGGATGTGGGCGAAGCGGTTTCAGTTCGACAATCAGCTAGAACTGCCGGAAAAAACGTTAA ATTTAGTTATGCAGAGTCATCTTCTGGAGATGATTCGATAACTAGTGATACTGAAGTTGCAGAGGTATCAGCTGAGAAGGTGAACAGAAGGAACAACAGTGCTACGACACGCTCCAATCTGGAAA TTGCACAGGCAAAAGATTTTGACAAAGCAACTACAGATCTTCTTACGTCAGATGATGCAATTGTCAACAAAGAAAGCGTTTCAACAGAAAAAGttgagccttcttcttcttcattgaAGCCGTCAGGAGAAAATCTTTCCAACAAGAAGGAACGGCTAGTTCAAGCTACTTTATCTACTTTGTTTGAAAAAGCTGCCGATAAG GGGTCTAAGAGTGGTGCAAAAGGTTCTCCTGGAAATAAAG GTCTTGCTGGTAAGAGGCCACGAGAAAGTAGAAAGCAAACAGCTAAGCAGTCACAAGTAAGAGACTATCAACTG GCAAAGGGAGCAGCCAAAGGGGAGTCTCAAtcaggaagaaaaaagaaag GGACTGGAACTCCGAGAAAGCAGAATTCTCAG GTTGCAGATGATGAGGTGGAAGATATCTCAAGCGCCTCCCAG GACGACAGCGATGAGGATTGGGCCGCATGA
- the LOC109727249 gene encoding DNA-binding protein RHL1 isoform X2, with protein sequence MAKKKKLEEEEEEEEEKPSRPSDHEAVERRRLRSLAFSNKLLCRGGAPPKPSFPLAPSPALAKLRGRDVVKRGQRKCRFLFSLPGHLAPLPGGGGGGRIGELAHLATRNPVLYLEFPQGRMKLFGTHVYPKNKYLTLQLTRSAKGVMCEDIFESLIVFSEAWWIGSKEENPEELRLEFPKNFNDGKPVADSDFKGGAGATSEEASGGSNLGKDKVEPLSPDTDLNDTPEDSDHRAEKSTKDVGEAVSVRQSARTAGKNVKFSYAESSSGDDSITSDTEVAEVSAEKVNRRNNSATTRSNLEKAKDFDKATTDLLTSDDAIVNKESVSTEKVEPSSSSLKPSGENLSNKKERLVQATLSTLFEKAADKGSKSGAKGSPGNKGLAGKRPRESRKQTAKQSQVRDYQLAKGAAKGESQSGRKKKGTGTPRKQNSQVADDEVEDISSASQDDSDEDWAA encoded by the exons atggcgaagaagaagaagctcgaggaggaggaggaggaagaagaggagaaaccCTCGCGCCCCTCCGACCACGAAGCGGTggagcggcggcggctgcggtcGCTCGCCTTCTCCAACAAGCTCCTCTGCCGCGGCGGCGCCCCGCCGAAGCCCTCGTTCCCGCTCGCCCCCTCCCCCGCCCTCGCCAAGCTCCGCGGCCGCGACGTCGTGAAGCGGGGCCAGAGGAAGTGCCgcttcctcttctccctcccCGGCCACCTAGCCCCActccccggcggcggcggagggggccgCATCGGCGAGCTCGCGCACCTCGCAACCAGGAACCCCGTCCTCTACCTCGAGTTCCCCCAG GGTCGGATGAAGCTGTTCGGGACGCATGTTTACCCTAAGAACAAGTACCTGACTCTGCAGCTCACGAGATCGGCCAAGGGTGTGATGTGCGAGGATATCTTCGAGAGCCTG aTTGTATTTTCTGAAGCTTGGTGGATTGGATCTAAGGAGGAGAATCCGGAAGAATTACGGCTTGAGTTTCCTAAAAACTTCAATGAT GGCAAACCTGTAGCAGATTCTGATTTTAAAGGAGGGGCAGGTGCAACGAGTGAAGAAGCATCAGGCGGTAGTAACCTGGGGAAGGATAAAGTAGAGCCTCTTTCCCCTGACACAGATTTGAATGATACACCTGAGGATTCTGATCACAGAGCCGAGAAAAGCACAAAGGATGTGGGCGAAGCGGTTTCAGTTCGACAATCAGCTAGAACTGCCGGAAAAAACGTTAA ATTTAGTTATGCAGAGTCATCTTCTGGAGATGATTCGATAACTAGTGATACTGAAGTTGCAGAGGTATCAGCTGAGAAGGTGAACAGAAGGAACAACAGTGCTACGACACGCTCCAATCTGGAAA AGGCAAAAGATTTTGACAAAGCAACTACAGATCTTCTTACGTCAGATGATGCAATTGTCAACAAAGAAAGCGTTTCAACAGAAAAAGttgagccttcttcttcttcattgaAGCCGTCAGGAGAAAATCTTTCCAACAAGAAGGAACGGCTAGTTCAAGCTACTTTATCTACTTTGTTTGAAAAAGCTGCCGATAAG GGGTCTAAGAGTGGTGCAAAAGGTTCTCCTGGAAATAAAG GTCTTGCTGGTAAGAGGCCACGAGAAAGTAGAAAGCAAACAGCTAAGCAGTCACAAGTAAGAGACTATCAACTG GCAAAGGGAGCAGCCAAAGGGGAGTCTCAAtcaggaagaaaaaagaaag GGACTGGAACTCCGAGAAAGCAGAATTCTCAG GTTGCAGATGATGAGGTGGAAGATATCTCAAGCGCCTCCCAG GACGACAGCGATGAGGATTGGGCCGCATGA
- the LOC109727249 gene encoding DNA-binding protein RHL1 isoform X3 has translation MAKKKKLEEEEEEEEEKPSRPSDHEAVERRRLRSLAFSNKLLCRGGAPPKPSFPLAPSPALAKLRGRDVVKRGQRKCRFLFSLPGHLAPLPGGGGGGRIGELAHLATRNPVLYLEFPQGRMKLFGTHVYPKNKYLTLQLTRSAKGVMCEDIFESLIVFSEAWWIGSKEENPEELRLEFPKNFNDGKPVADSDFKGGAGATSEEASGGSNLGKDKVEPLSPDTDLNDTPEDSDHRAEKSTKDVGEAVSVRQSARTAGKNVKFSYAESSSGDDSITSDTEVAEVSAEKVNRRNNSATTRSNLEIAQAKDFDKATTDLLTSDDAIVNKESVSTEKVEPSSSSLKPSGENLSNKKERLVQATLSTLFEKAADKGSKSGAKGSPGNKGLAGKRPRESRKQTAKQSQAKGAAKGESQSGRKKKGTGTPRKQNSQVADDEVEDISSASQDDSDEDWAA, from the exons atggcgaagaagaagaagctcgaggaggaggaggaggaagaagaggagaaaccCTCGCGCCCCTCCGACCACGAAGCGGTggagcggcggcggctgcggtcGCTCGCCTTCTCCAACAAGCTCCTCTGCCGCGGCGGCGCCCCGCCGAAGCCCTCGTTCCCGCTCGCCCCCTCCCCCGCCCTCGCCAAGCTCCGCGGCCGCGACGTCGTGAAGCGGGGCCAGAGGAAGTGCCgcttcctcttctccctcccCGGCCACCTAGCCCCActccccggcggcggcggagggggccgCATCGGCGAGCTCGCGCACCTCGCAACCAGGAACCCCGTCCTCTACCTCGAGTTCCCCCAG GGTCGGATGAAGCTGTTCGGGACGCATGTTTACCCTAAGAACAAGTACCTGACTCTGCAGCTCACGAGATCGGCCAAGGGTGTGATGTGCGAGGATATCTTCGAGAGCCTG aTTGTATTTTCTGAAGCTTGGTGGATTGGATCTAAGGAGGAGAATCCGGAAGAATTACGGCTTGAGTTTCCTAAAAACTTCAATGAT GGCAAACCTGTAGCAGATTCTGATTTTAAAGGAGGGGCAGGTGCAACGAGTGAAGAAGCATCAGGCGGTAGTAACCTGGGGAAGGATAAAGTAGAGCCTCTTTCCCCTGACACAGATTTGAATGATACACCTGAGGATTCTGATCACAGAGCCGAGAAAAGCACAAAGGATGTGGGCGAAGCGGTTTCAGTTCGACAATCAGCTAGAACTGCCGGAAAAAACGTTAA ATTTAGTTATGCAGAGTCATCTTCTGGAGATGATTCGATAACTAGTGATACTGAAGTTGCAGAGGTATCAGCTGAGAAGGTGAACAGAAGGAACAACAGTGCTACGACACGCTCCAATCTGGAAA TTGCACAGGCAAAAGATTTTGACAAAGCAACTACAGATCTTCTTACGTCAGATGATGCAATTGTCAACAAAGAAAGCGTTTCAACAGAAAAAGttgagccttcttcttcttcattgaAGCCGTCAGGAGAAAATCTTTCCAACAAGAAGGAACGGCTAGTTCAAGCTACTTTATCTACTTTGTTTGAAAAAGCTGCCGATAAG GGGTCTAAGAGTGGTGCAAAAGGTTCTCCTGGAAATAAAG GTCTTGCTGGTAAGAGGCCACGAGAAAGTAGAAAGCAAACAGCTAAGCAGTCACAA GCAAAGGGAGCAGCCAAAGGGGAGTCTCAAtcaggaagaaaaaagaaag GGACTGGAACTCCGAGAAAGCAGAATTCTCAG GTTGCAGATGATGAGGTGGAAGATATCTCAAGCGCCTCCCAG GACGACAGCGATGAGGATTGGGCCGCATGA